A part of Phoenix dactylifera cultivar Barhee BC4 chromosome 2, palm_55x_up_171113_PBpolish2nd_filt_p, whole genome shotgun sequence genomic DNA contains:
- the LOC103720503 gene encoding xyloglucan galactosyltransferase KATAMARI1 homolog: protein MRRRPPSSSHHEEMKTNGKHPPSRLCFLATLSAVFWVLIFYFHFAVLSNNPINPASSNAQHFSKDNLPSEPLVMPHSELPETDSAPKNFPFTRALRTLENKSDPCGGRYIYVHDLPSRFNDDMLKDCRKLSLWTNMCKFMTNAGMGPPLENVNGVFSNTGWYATNQFAVDVIFSNRMKQYECLTKDSSIAAAVFVPFYAGFDIARYLWGYNISVRDAASLDLVDWLMKRPEWSVMGGRDHFLVAGRITWDFRRLTDSESDWGNKLLFLPAAKNMSMLVVESSPWNANDFGIPYPTYFHPAKDADVFVWQDRMRKLERKFLFSFAGAPRLDNPKSIRGQIIDQCKKSKVCKLLECDFGESKCHSPSSIMQMFQSSLFCLQPQGDSYTRRSAFDSMLAGCIPVFFHPGSAYTQYTWHLPRNYSRYSVFIPEDDIRKRNVSIEERLKQIPLDVVKDMREEVINLIPRLIYADPRSKLETLKDSFDVAVQAIIDKVTKLRRDIIEGHEDEDFIEENSWKYALLEEGQRTVGPHEWDPFFSKPKDGGGDSGSSSAEAAKKSWKNEQRSQS, encoded by the coding sequence ATGAGACGGCGACCGCCTTCATCCAGTCACCACGAGGAGATGAAGACCAATGGCAAGCACCCACCGTCCCGGCTCTGCTTCTTAGCCACACTATCTGCCGTGTTCTGGGTCTTGATCTTCTACTTCCATTTCGCCGTGCTCAGTAATAATCCCATAAATCCGGCGTCGTCCAATGCCCAACATTTCTCTAAGGACAACCTTCCATCTGAGCCACTTGTTATGCCACATTCCGAGCTGCCTGAGACCGATTCAGCACCCAAAAATTTCCCCTTTACCCGGGCCCTCAGGACCCTGGAGAACAAGAGCGACCCTTGTGGTGGGAGGTACATCTATGTCCATGACCTCCCTTCCAGGTTCAACGATGACATGCTTAAAGATTGCAGAAAGCTCAGCCTTTGGACCAACATGTGCAAGTTCATGACCAATGCCGGAATGGGCCCGCCCCTTGAGAATGTCAACGGAGTCTTCTCGAACACTGGGTGGTACGCCACCAACCAATTCGCTGTGGATGTGATCTTCAGCAACCGAATGAAGCAGTACGAGTGCTTAACCAAAGATTCCTCCATTGCAGCTGCTGTCTTTGTGCCTTTCTATGCTGGTTTCGACATAGCACGGTATCTTTGGGGTTATAACATATCAGTCAGGGATGCTGCCTCTCTTGATCTGGTGGATTGGCTCATGAAGAGGCCAGAGTGGAGTGTGATGGGTGGGAGGGACCACTTCTTGGTGGCTGGGAGGATCACATGGGATTTTAGGAGACTGACAGATTCTGAATCAGATTGGGGGAATAAGCTTCTCTTCTTACCGGCTGCCAAGAACATGTCTATGCTGGTCGTGGAGTCGAGCCCATGGAATGCAAATGATTTTGGGATACCATATCCTACCTATTTTCACCCAGCTAAGGATGCTGACGTTTTTGTTTGGCAGGATCGGATGAGGAAGTTGGAGCGGaagtttcttttctcctttGCAGGGGCACCACGCCTTGATAACCCAAAATCAATCAGAGGACAGATTATTGACCAGTGCAAGAAATCTAAGGTTTGTAAATTGTTGGAATGTGATTTCGGGGAGAGCAAGTGCCACTCTCCAAGCAGCATAATGCAGATGTTCCAGAGCTCTTTGTTCTGCTTGCAGCCTCAGGGGGATTCTTATACAAGGAGATCAGCTTTTGACTCAATGTTGGCCGGTTGCATCCCTGTTTTCTTCCATCCTGGCTCAGCTTATACCCAATACACTTGGCATCTTCCGAGAAATTATTCAAGGTATTCAGTCTTCATCCCAGAAGATGATATTCGCAAGAGGAATGTTAGCATTGAAGAAAGATTGAAGCAAATTCCTCTAGATGTTGTGAAGGATATGAGAGAGGAGGTCATAAATCTCATACCTAGGCTCATATATGCAGATCCTAGGTCAAAATTGGAGACTCTTAAGGATTCCTTTGATGTGGCTGTACAGGCGATTATCGACAAAGTGACAAAATTGAGGAGGGATATAATTGAGGGTCATGAAGATGAGGACTTCATCGAGGAGAACAGTTGGAAGTATGCTTTGCTGGAGGAAGGTCAGCGGACAGTTGGACCACATGAATGGGATCCATTCTTTTCCAAACCTAAGGATGGTGGTGGAGATTCTGGTAGTTCATCTGCTGAAGCTGCTAAAAAATCATGGAAGAATGAGCAAAGGAGTCAATCTTGA
- the LOC103720502 gene encoding uncharacterized protein LOC103720502 isoform X2: MAGIDAWKYTHSPVHKAVLAKDYIGLKRILASLPRLADPSEIRTEAASLAEEEKADQISAVIDRRDVPNRETPLHLAIKLGDATATEMLMVAGADWSLQNEQGWSPLQEAICTREENLAKIIVRHYQPLAWAKWCRRLPRVVATMRRMRDFYMEITFHFESSVIPFISRIAPSDTYKIWKRGSNLRADMTLAGFDGFRIQRSDQSILFLGDGSEDGKVPPGSLCMISHKDKDVMNALDGAGALASEAEVQQEVSGMSQTNIFRPGIDVTQAVLLPQLTWRRQERTEMVGPWKAKVYDMHHVVVSVKSRQVPGAMTDEEFFSSSNENDTESEEFEDILTDEEQKQLENALKMESSDMIDESQSDVVIVHRHSCYEQWDIPIEDMSSCSNSESKQEKKGWFGGWGKRGHIHKQEEQKKAVLPRSSLCVDEKVSDFLGDSPSRNHSRPGRHSAEVDLGGGRDRDSKKSVASTENGHRRSESTKESEYKKGLRPVLWLSPDFPLRTEELLPLLDILANKVKAIRRLRDLLTTKLPPGTFPVKIFAGCNSSCTYYPGASYIHEV; this comes from the exons ATGGCCGGAATTGATGCCTGGAAGTATACACACAGCCCCGTCCACAAGGCGGTGCTCGCCAAGGACTACATTGGGCTGAAGAGGATACTTGCTTCCCTGCCGCGGCTCGCCGACCCTTCGGAGATCCGGACGGAGGCGGCGTCGCTCGCGGAGGAGGAAAAGGCGGACCAAATCTCGGCGGTGATCGACCGGCGGGACGTCCCCAATCGAGAAACCCCGCTCCACCTCGCCATCAAGCTCGGAGATGCCACTGCCACTGAGATGCTGATGGTGGCCGGTGCTGATTGGAGCCTCCAGAATGAGCAGGGGTGGAGTCCTCTCCAAGAGGCAATTTGTACCCGGGAGGAGAATCTTGCCAAGATTATAGTCCGGCACTACCAGCCCCTAGCTTGGGCCAAGTGGTGCCGGAGGCTGCCCCGAGTCGTGGCGACGATGAGGAGGATGAGGGATTTCTACATGGAGATCACCTTCCACTTCGAGAGCTCGGTTATCCCTTTTATATCCCGAATTGCGCCCTCTGACACCTATAAGATCTGGAAGAGGGGTTCCAATCTTCGGGCCGACATGACCCTGGCCGGTTTCGATGGTTTTCGGATTCAGCGGTCCGACCAGAGCATTCTGTTTCTTGGAGATGGTTCAGAGGATGGGAAGGTGCCGCCTGGGTCCCTGTGCATGATTTCTCATAAGGATAAGGACGTGATGAATGCTTTGGATGGTGCCGGGGCTCTGGCCAGCGAGGCGGAGGTCCAGCAAGAAGTGTCGGGGATGTCCCAAACAAATATTTTCCGGCCGGGAATTGATGTGactcaggctgtgctgctcccaCAATTGACATGGAGGAGGCAGGAGAGGACGGAGATGGTTGGCCCATGGAAGGCCAAGGTGTATGACATGCATCATGTGGTGGTGAGTGTGAAGTCTCGGCAGGTCCCTGGTGCTATGACGGATGAggaattcttttcttcttccaatgAGAATGATACTGAAAGCGAAGAATTCGAGGATATTTTAACAGATGAGGAGCAGAAGCAATTGGAAAATGCACTCAAGATGGAATCCTCGGATATGATTGATGAGAGCCAGTCTGATGTGGTCATTGTGCACCGGCATAGTTGCTATGAGCAATGGGACATTCCGATTGAAGACATGAGTAGCTGCAGTAACAGTGAGAGTAAGCAAGAGAAAAAAGGTTGGTTTGGTGGGTGGGGAAAGAGGGGTCATATTCACAAGCAGGAAGAGCAGAAGAAGGCTGTACTGCCGAGGAGCTCACTTTGTGTGGATGAGAAGGTGAGTGATTTCCTTGGTGATTCTCCGTCTAGGAATCACAGTAGGCCAGGAAGGCATTCAGCGGAGGTTGATCTTGGAGGGGGAAGGGATAGAGATTCAAAAAAATCTGTTGCGAGTACAGAAAATGGACACCGGCGCAGTGAGAGTACCAAGGAGAGTGAGTATAAGAAAGGTTTAAGGCCTGTTCTCTGGCTTTCTCCTGACTTTCCCCTTCGGACTGAAGAGCTACTTCCATTGCTCGACATTCTTGCGAACAAGGTCAAGGCAATCCGTCGTCTAAGGGACCTACTTACAACAAAGCTTCCTCCTGGAACTTTTCCAGTCAAG ATATTTGCAGGTTGCAATTCCAGTTGTACCTACTATCCGGGTGCTAGTTACATTCACGAAGTTTGA
- the LOC103720502 gene encoding ankyrin repeat domain-containing protein 13C-like isoform X1: MAGIDAWKYTHSPVHKAVLAKDYIGLKRILASLPRLADPSEIRTEAASLAEEEKADQISAVIDRRDVPNRETPLHLAIKLGDATATEMLMVAGADWSLQNEQGWSPLQEAICTREENLAKIIVRHYQPLAWAKWCRRLPRVVATMRRMRDFYMEITFHFESSVIPFISRIAPSDTYKIWKRGSNLRADMTLAGFDGFRIQRSDQSILFLGDGSEDGKVPPGSLCMISHKDKDVMNALDGAGALASEAEVQQEVSGMSQTNIFRPGIDVTQAVLLPQLTWRRQERTEMVGPWKAKVYDMHHVVVSVKSRQVPGAMTDEEFFSSSNENDTESEEFEDILTDEEQKQLENALKMESSDMIDESQSDVVIVHRHSCYEQWDIPIEDMSSCSNSESKQEKKGWFGGWGKRGHIHKQEEQKKAVLPRSSLCVDEKVSDFLGDSPSRNHSRPGRHSAEVDLGGGRDRDSKKSVASTENGHRRSESTKESEYKKGLRPVLWLSPDFPLRTEELLPLLDILANKVKAIRRLRDLLTTKLPPGTFPVKVAIPVVPTIRVLVTFTKFEELQPLEEFATPPSSPQNKSPVVQPSSSWIQWIRAPYHQSYSTTSGPSSRMEDIQDPFVIPPNYTWTTPEAKKKMQESKSKSKKGRGQNQ, encoded by the exons ATGGCCGGAATTGATGCCTGGAAGTATACACACAGCCCCGTCCACAAGGCGGTGCTCGCCAAGGACTACATTGGGCTGAAGAGGATACTTGCTTCCCTGCCGCGGCTCGCCGACCCTTCGGAGATCCGGACGGAGGCGGCGTCGCTCGCGGAGGAGGAAAAGGCGGACCAAATCTCGGCGGTGATCGACCGGCGGGACGTCCCCAATCGAGAAACCCCGCTCCACCTCGCCATCAAGCTCGGAGATGCCACTGCCACTGAGATGCTGATGGTGGCCGGTGCTGATTGGAGCCTCCAGAATGAGCAGGGGTGGAGTCCTCTCCAAGAGGCAATTTGTACCCGGGAGGAGAATCTTGCCAAGATTATAGTCCGGCACTACCAGCCCCTAGCTTGGGCCAAGTGGTGCCGGAGGCTGCCCCGAGTCGTGGCGACGATGAGGAGGATGAGGGATTTCTACATGGAGATCACCTTCCACTTCGAGAGCTCGGTTATCCCTTTTATATCCCGAATTGCGCCCTCTGACACCTATAAGATCTGGAAGAGGGGTTCCAATCTTCGGGCCGACATGACCCTGGCCGGTTTCGATGGTTTTCGGATTCAGCGGTCCGACCAGAGCATTCTGTTTCTTGGAGATGGTTCAGAGGATGGGAAGGTGCCGCCTGGGTCCCTGTGCATGATTTCTCATAAGGATAAGGACGTGATGAATGCTTTGGATGGTGCCGGGGCTCTGGCCAGCGAGGCGGAGGTCCAGCAAGAAGTGTCGGGGATGTCCCAAACAAATATTTTCCGGCCGGGAATTGATGTGactcaggctgtgctgctcccaCAATTGACATGGAGGAGGCAGGAGAGGACGGAGATGGTTGGCCCATGGAAGGCCAAGGTGTATGACATGCATCATGTGGTGGTGAGTGTGAAGTCTCGGCAGGTCCCTGGTGCTATGACGGATGAggaattcttttcttcttccaatgAGAATGATACTGAAAGCGAAGAATTCGAGGATATTTTAACAGATGAGGAGCAGAAGCAATTGGAAAATGCACTCAAGATGGAATCCTCGGATATGATTGATGAGAGCCAGTCTGATGTGGTCATTGTGCACCGGCATAGTTGCTATGAGCAATGGGACATTCCGATTGAAGACATGAGTAGCTGCAGTAACAGTGAGAGTAAGCAAGAGAAAAAAGGTTGGTTTGGTGGGTGGGGAAAGAGGGGTCATATTCACAAGCAGGAAGAGCAGAAGAAGGCTGTACTGCCGAGGAGCTCACTTTGTGTGGATGAGAAGGTGAGTGATTTCCTTGGTGATTCTCCGTCTAGGAATCACAGTAGGCCAGGAAGGCATTCAGCGGAGGTTGATCTTGGAGGGGGAAGGGATAGAGATTCAAAAAAATCTGTTGCGAGTACAGAAAATGGACACCGGCGCAGTGAGAGTACCAAGGAGAGTGAGTATAAGAAAGGTTTAAGGCCTGTTCTCTGGCTTTCTCCTGACTTTCCCCTTCGGACTGAAGAGCTACTTCCATTGCTCGACATTCTTGCGAACAAGGTCAAGGCAATCCGTCGTCTAAGGGACCTACTTACAACAAAGCTTCCTCCTGGAACTTTTCCAGTCAAG GTTGCAATTCCAGTTGTACCTACTATCCGGGTGCTAGTTACATTCACGAAGTTTGAAGAGCTACAACCCTTGGAAGAGTTTGCCACACCTCCATCAAGCCCCCAAAACAAGAGTCCCGTAGTGCAACCATCAAGCTCATGGATTCAGTGGATTAGGGCCCCTTACCATCAGTCGTACTCCACAACATCAGGACCGAGTAGCCGCATGGAAGATATTCAGGATCCTTTTGTGATACCACCTAATTACACTTGGACAACCCCAGaagcaaagaaaaagatgcaGGAAAGCAAGAGCAAAtccaagaaaggaagaggacaGAACCAATGA